The Branchiostoma lanceolatum isolate klBraLanc5 chromosome 7, klBraLanc5.hap2, whole genome shotgun sequence nucleotide sequence tagcaactccgaactagcttatacaagTTTTTCCGTGGACTTAAacactcaggtaggtgacttgaCAGCCTCTTTCTTAGATGAATACCATGTATTATCTTAGAGTGGCAAGTGTGATAACCGGTTCGTGGCCTTTGAATTAGATTTTTTTCACACTGATAGATGTCGTCTTTGCGAAGTGGGGTCAGGCCTACAAGGAGAGACGGAGGTTTGCCAGTAGCGTGCTGAAGACACTGGGCATGAAGGAAGGAACGGGAAGTGCAGAGGACATCATCAGACAAGAGGCCAGCAAACTCTGCCGTAAGGTCAGTAGTCAGTTGACCTTAACCCCCCCCCTATCactggaccccccccccccccagcacaacaaatcactcaacgaatttcatcggcagaaaacgaatatttttaagctctgtttgttttgttgtctatttggtatgttttgaatgatatttccattataaagtcaagggtaacacaaatgcagtttaggacacagcgacgccaccagcgtgccgcgagtcCTGTGAGAGAGGGGCTTTACTTTGTAGGATATTCTCTTGatattatcatgtttttttagtaTTATTCTGATACAACATACATATCATTACAACCCAGAATGATAAGGAGATATTATTGCATATTTTGGTTATGAATATAATTATTATTTTATAGTTGAGATGACGGCAAATAGTATCCTGGACTTCTGGTGATTCTTGAATATTCATATGTGCAaagatttattttttatttatctaaaaTAGTCGTCTGATATATAAAGAGCAACCATCGCCGAGATCTAACCCCGTATTTggaacctacatgtaaatacatgtaattttctatAATATGTTGATTATTCGACAGATATATGCCCACTTTCGTATCTGAAGCTTTTTGAATTTTTACTATACTGTAGTTTTATGTAGTTGATCTTGAATTGAAAGCGGTGACTGTTAGATTTTGATTCACATTAAGATGAACATATTGACAACTACGTTAATACATTGCTTTTACACCAaacatagttactcaagcaactggatagaattttaaaacagacgtttcagacagcatccgctggaAAGttctatccttagtcactgacgaaagacagcggatgctgtctgaaacgtctgttgatgatgaaaattctatgtagttgcttgagtaactattattgGTGTAttttattacttggatgtctaaccttcatcaacgtaatggtcttttttattttttcacagatttccGCGAAAGACTCACAGCCCTTTAACGTGCTAAACGATTTGAACAACGCAGTTTCTAACGTCGTCTGTGCGCTAGTCTTCGGGCAGCAGTTCGGTTACGATGACGAGACTTTCCGAGCCCTTCGCGAGGGCGTGACGCAGGGTTCGACCAGGGTCAGCACTGCGCAGGCGTTTAACGTCTTCCCGGTCCTCCGGTTCGTTCCCGGATGTAAGTCGGCgtatttttacaggtttgcgtagcaaaaccttagTTAGATCTGTTGGCATGTGTGATGGCCGCCAtcatgaattgtgacgtcacagggtcgccataccattttattgggagggctgtttttggggtcgctagcgttctctctatttttaacaaatcggcacacaactatcacacattcaactcaaatgaaatgaaaaattcaataccaattcatatttatgaaaagACCCCGttatcgctaaactaacatagcaaacctgaagtatatgtagcacaaatacttaactctagttgtcATTAACTCTGTTTATAGGAGCTTCCAAACACCCCACCTTCTCACATGACATCTGAAAACGCACGCATATCTAAAGAAAATATCAAGCGATGGAATATGCGTCTTGACATATGGTGGTAAATACATATGGTGTAAATAAGTACCTCTGACCTCTCTACTTCACTTAATTTATTTTAGTTTTTATGTTAGCTTTCATAATTGTATCTATGGGTAAGTAGCTATAGGTTTTAGTTATTGTTAAATAATTGTCATTTAGTTAATTGTTATTTAATGTATTTGTAGTTATTAAGTAATACAATTGTATTGCGTTTTTTCGTATGATGTAAATGACTCGAGGAGGATTAGTATACATGTTGTTTCACTAATCGAGTTTTTTAATGtacataaatataaacaaacataaactCCGTGAAATGTAGTTACAATTgtcggtgtgtgtttgtgaggaCGGTGTCGTTCACATTGGTATTTGAATGCTAGGCACGGCTACGCGCGGCTTATTTTGGCACTACAGTGGTTCTTGTATCTTCCGGTTCTTGTGTCTTTTGTGTACATCTGTTTTGTGCTTCCGTCTTTCAAGTGAACAAGGCTTGCAAGGAGGTGCTAGCCGACATCAAGAAGGTCGAAGACTTCATCTGGGAGCAGATAGAGGAACATCGCCAGCGTCTTGACCCGGACAACCCGCAAGACTTCTTGGACATGTGTCTGTTGGAGGTTAAAGGTCACGGCAGGGTGGAGGGGCTGACCGAGGAAAACGTCATGTACATCGTGTTGAACCTGTTTTTGGCGGGAACGGAGACCACGACCACGACGTTACGTTGGGCAATGCTGTACATGATCGTGaacccacatatacagcaacgGGTAAGTTGATATAACATTACAAGGAGAAAGTTTTTCATCTTTTGGTATTATGTAGACATTTTCTTGTGAAAAAATCTATGACCTATGACGCTTAGATACCATAACAAATGTTTTATACAGTAAATTTGGACTTAAACGTCATAGAATTACTGTCATATTCTACACATCATTTAAACTTTACAAAAGTCAATAGTGTATGCAGTCCCCGACCGGGTCTTTCGTCCTAAAAGCAGTAAAACATAAACAGGGAAAAGCAGAAGATTATTCTATCCTTATTTCGTGTGAAAATCAAGATTATAGAAAGACAAAGACAGTCACTCGATTACTGTCCTCCCTTCATTAATCAGGTTCAAGAAGAGCTGGACGGCGTTGTGGGGAAGAGCGGACACCCGCCCACACTAGCCCAGCGGTCCCGACTGCCCTACACGGAGGCGGTACTGATGGAGACCCAGAGGCTCCGGAACATCACGCCGCTCAGCCTCCCGCACGCAGCCCCTGTGGACACCGCCTTCCGGGGGTACCATATCCCCGCCGGAACACAGGTATAACACTTGTGATATTGATTAGCCtgctggtcccagtctctacaggtcggcttaggtgtgttttaccggacccagtctgctatattgaccaGTTTCTATCAGCCTGTCTTCCTAGCTGACATAGAGAGTTTCGCCGCGACCGTAAGCGGCGAGCTAATTAAAGCTAAGCCCGTAAACCGACCACCGAGCGGGCTAAACTGCCTGGGCGGGTGGGCATCACTCCTAGCACCGTAGAGGTACCATGGatctcccgatggtatggtttcacGGCTATTATTGATAGATTCATGATTATATTCTTGGAGTAGACGCCGCTTCGGATCACCTGGAGCATATTCCGTGGATCCGttgggcccgagttcgatcctaatGTCGgatccagctcggacatgttgactgcgttcgtcatttcggatggtgacgtaaagccggcggccccgtgtatgagggaacttcaggcataagcctcaagcgtcaaacctctgcatttaaaagaacccaacacacttctcGAGAAGTGcggtgaccctgtgtgcttggccaaaaaacgcgagccgtagcgaagcggcattgcactaccactagctacttgaaaaagcatcatgcttcacctcatgcttagttgaagatgactgctttaccattACCTTACTTAGACAATCCGATACTACGTAGTAGTTATAGAGGAACTTACAAAAGTCCCTGTACGATTGTCGTGTCAATTTCaaatttaaatgtacacattgagGAATGTTGAGAAAAATACCGCAAACCTTTATCGATCAAGGTTCAAAACAGGTTGTGACAGATATGAGATCTATACCGTTCAAAGGTGTTTATAGTTACTCCATGTCGTTCTGCTATTTTATCCTAGGTAATACCAAACCTGTGGTCAGCGCACATGGATCCGGAGTTCTGGCCGGATCCGGAACGTTTCGATCCCGGCAGGCACCTGGACCCGGAAGGGAAGCTAATCAAGAATCCGGAATCCTTCCTGCCCTTTTCAGCTGGTGAGTTTCCATAGGAATCATATTTTTGTACCTTTGTATCGTATCGTATCGTATCCTAtcctatcatatcatatcatatcgtaTTGTGTAATGCTTATTATATTTAGACTGTTGTACTTCGTTTGCGTGGTTCCAGACGAGTATATCTTATGTAAACACATAATAAATATCATATCTTATGCATATAGAATATACATGCATACGATAGAAAGATGACAGTTGTTGTGTTTTATTCCAGGTCGCCGAATGTGCTTGGGTGAGCGTCTGGCCAagatggaactgtttctgttcTTCACGGCCATAATGCAGCAGTTCTCCTTGGTGTTGCCAGAGGGCGCTTCTACACCGTCCACAGACGGCGTATTTGGCATTACGCTGTCGCCTCAGCCTTACACACTTTGCGCTGTACCCAGATAAGACCAGATAACTGGGATATACAAGACCAATGAAAACTCAAAATATTCGGAAAACgtttttatttcacatttttctcCTGGTCCTATGAACAGCATGTCTGAAATGTAATTTGATGCgcgtatactagtatgtatgcTACACACTTATATGTATTTAAACGGTTTTCAAGAAAATATGGCGTTGACGACAAGGACACAAACGTAATCAACAGTACGTGTGTCATGATGTACTCTGGAAGATCgaatctatctatctttctatcaatctatctatatttatctatttgaatttatctatccatctatatttatctatatctatctatatctatctaatagtatgtatctatctatgtatctatctatgtatctatctatctatctatctatctatctacccatctatctatctatctatctatctatctatctatctatccatccatccatccatccatctatctatctatctatatttatctatctaaatagtatatttatctatctatatttatatatctatgtatctatctatccatccatccatccatccatttttatctatctatttatctatctctctatctctacatatatacatttatatttaCATATAGATTTAAATATACTtttgatacatatacataactAAGGCGCGCTCTCACGAACAAGGCAAGACCAGCGTCACATTGCAGTTGATGTGATATTTATTCTATTCTGATGAGTGTTACGTACAATAGATATGGTTAACTAATGGAACTCAATAAGAAAAGATGAAACACTTGTACTACACATGTAAGTCGATAGATGGCACCATTTCACTGTACGAAATTGTTTGGCATCTATGACATCATCGTGTGTCCGGATGTTCTTCACAAGTTACATCCTGCCTCCAAATGCCTTCGACTAACAAAAGTCTACCAAgggatgtttgtttgcttgtttgtttgtttacctgccAGCACTTTGGTAGTCTTTTTCTGGTTCTGTTGCCTTCCCCCGGGAAATAACTACTGGTTCTGTCTATCTACTTGTctctgctaggtggcgctgcagtgggaATAATGcatgctaggtggcgctgcagtgggaATGATgcatgcggtcccaaacatgactacATATATGTAAACTTGTATCCCCGCAGTTCCTACTTCTAAATAAGGGGTTGTAACGGCAGCAAATTTTTCGGAGCTGTGGTCTAGGACCAGGTGTTTCCACCTGTATTTTTCTGAGTCAGCTACATCACGTGTAGAGCATGTCAGATAGTAGAGCCACATTATCTACCGAACGTGTTATCGTTTTGCACAGAAGTTCTCCATGTCTTTCATCGCTCCGGTAACGTACAGCACGTTTCGCATCCACGATCCCGGCAACCAGctgtaaatgtaaaatgtattgtatAGTTTTGGCCACAGAAAGTTCAGTACACTCGCACAGAAACATGCGtaaacaaatacagacacacacagacacacatacacacgctcACACTCTgaatcagacacacacacacacacatacacattccacacacacgcacacaatcTGAATCGGACACACActgactcacacacacgcacacacggaTACACAGACgctcacgtacacacacacacacacacttgcacacacacacacacatacataaatacacacatacacatacatacgcacacacagaaCGAGAAAATGAGAAAACGATTACGACAGGAGAGAGAAATAGAGGAAGACAACAGTACAGGACAACAGGAATATAAATTCAAGTCGAATGTAGTATGAGCATCAAGCACTAACCTATTGATTATCCATGTTAGATGCATGACACGTGGAAGAATAACCCGACGTTGGTTCGTTTTTACAGCTTCTATTGTCTGCTCAGCGACTTGCTGCGGCGTCAGTGAAAATGGCCTgtttaagagaaaaaaaaaaacatggttaGCGTCAGTAACACATAACCAGAGAGGCTTTCAGGTTCCGGTTGTAAATATAGCAAATGGTATTAGGTTGTATGCAAGTTTTGATAATAGAAAGAGCTGTCTCTGAGATATAAAGTCTTTTATAATACATTCATGTAAATAACGCGGTgtaagtcaaagttccttcccgcaccgatggtgcatagggcggcgtccatctccgtttcagtagcccttgagccacacaactttgtgcaatcgtatacagcagggggctagtccactggtagtggtgtgtgtttaacttccatactctttcccaaatgcagagtgctaagcagagaaagcagtatgtaccatttttaaagtctttggtatgaccgaAAGGgtcggggatcgaactcacgacctactgtgtgcaagacgaacactctacccact carries:
- the LOC136438009 gene encoding cytochrome P450 2J6-like isoform X1 — translated: MAFNTWILGLFPFNLHVFLVFCVAFLLAHLLMNRLRDFPPSPAGGLPLIGHLLCLGTSPHLKLTEWRGKYGDVYSIRMGMDRAVVLNGYRVIKEALVDCRDVFSSRPDLYLPNAISGCGKDVVFAKWGQAYKERRRFASSVLKTLGMKEGTGSAEDIIRQEASKLCRKISAKDSQPFNVLNDLNNAVSNVVCALVFGQQFGYDDETFRALREGVTQGSTRVSTAQAFNVFPVLRFVPGLNKACKEVLADIKKVEDFIWEQIEEHRQRLDPDNPQDFLDMCLLEVKGHGRVEGLTEENVMYIVLNLFLAGTETTTTTLRWAMLYMIVNPHIQQRVQEELDGVVGKSGHPPTLAQRSRLPYTEAVLMETQRLRNITPLSLPHAAPVDTAFRGYHIPAGTQVIPNLWSAHMDPEFWPDPERFDPGRHLDPEGKLIKNPESFLPFSAGRRMCLGERLAKMELFLFFTAIMQQFSLVLPEGASTPSTDGVFGITLSPQPYTLCAVPR
- the LOC136438009 gene encoding cytochrome P450 2U1-like isoform X2; translated protein: MKEGTGSAEDIIRQEASKLCRKISAKDSQPFNVLNDLNNAVSNVVCALVFGQQFGYDDETFRALREGVTQGSTRVSTAQAFNVFPVLRFVPGLNKACKEVLADIKKVEDFIWEQIEEHRQRLDPDNPQDFLDMCLLEVKGHGRVEGLTEENVMYIVLNLFLAGTETTTTTLRWAMLYMIVNPHIQQRVQEELDGVVGKSGHPPTLAQRSRLPYTEAVLMETQRLRNITPLSLPHAAPVDTAFRGYHIPAGTQVIPNLWSAHMDPEFWPDPERFDPGRHLDPEGKLIKNPESFLPFSAGRRMCLGERLAKMELFLFFTAIMQQFSLVLPEGASTPSTDGVFGITLSPQPYTLCAVPR